One part of the Tautonia rosea genome encodes these proteins:
- the dnaX gene encoding DNA polymerase III subunit gamma/tau has translation MARTKASAPDPSTDSPSVETLSASPRWEGEAYTVVARRYRPQRFEDVVGQDHVVRALRNAIRMDRVAQAYLFSGTRGVGKTSMARIFAKALNCERGGPTETPCNECDTCRAIALGQDVDVIEIDGASNNGVEAVRELRQNAGLRPSRSRFKIYYIDEVHMLSTSAFNALLKTLEEPPSHVKFVFATTEPNKIPITVLSRCQRFDFAGIGPEQIVDQLASICEREGIKADREALHVVARRAAGSMRDAQSLLEQLLSSGAEHLTADRVHELLGIAGDDRVLTLLDALADRSPGRALEVLDQAVNDGVQPTDVLNASIEFLRDVMVVSAGAEVAPLAALPGQREQLEGLAGRWTLDTVIAAQQILAETRGRLRGSPFPRLMVELAFCRVARLENLTELSEVIARLSGQEAGAPPPGPDGAVKKKSVEPLSQAAPAPRPSMASVSAPTPAPEAEVPPHLGNGNGHGTGQGRAEAVIERPPPAPLGRDEQTSRPSASVSEEQDGSVLQRARSAWQSLIDRAEELKLPAHFKRLEPSEVSESGLVVVAVPAAYNYLADRCNAPELRSKIEGHLAEALGRGVSVRFDREASTAPEPSVIEPGSSAHQAVLEDDLAQQLVARFEAQLRRVEVEPERRAGSDADASADSESDPGAEADD, from the coding sequence GTGGCACGGACCAAAGCCAGCGCCCCGGACCCTTCGACCGACTCTCCGAGCGTGGAAACGCTCTCCGCAAGCCCGAGGTGGGAGGGAGAGGCGTACACGGTCGTGGCGCGTCGCTACCGACCACAACGGTTCGAGGATGTGGTCGGGCAAGACCATGTCGTCCGGGCCTTGCGCAACGCGATCCGGATGGATCGAGTGGCCCAGGCGTATCTGTTCAGCGGGACCCGAGGGGTCGGGAAGACCTCGATGGCCCGGATCTTCGCCAAGGCCCTGAATTGCGAGCGGGGCGGGCCGACGGAAACCCCATGCAATGAATGCGACACCTGCCGGGCGATCGCCCTGGGGCAGGATGTGGACGTGATCGAGATCGACGGAGCAAGCAACAACGGCGTCGAGGCGGTGCGCGAACTTCGCCAGAACGCCGGCCTGCGGCCCAGCCGATCGCGGTTCAAGATTTACTATATTGACGAAGTACACATGCTTTCAACTAGTGCCTTCAACGCATTGTTGAAGACGCTGGAGGAGCCGCCGAGCCACGTTAAGTTCGTCTTTGCAACGACCGAGCCGAACAAGATTCCGATCACGGTGCTATCGCGCTGTCAGCGGTTTGACTTTGCCGGGATCGGGCCGGAGCAGATCGTTGATCAACTGGCGAGCATTTGTGAGCGCGAGGGGATCAAGGCGGATCGCGAAGCGCTGCACGTGGTTGCCCGCCGCGCGGCGGGTTCGATGCGGGATGCGCAGTCGTTGCTCGAACAGTTGCTCTCGTCGGGGGCCGAGCATCTGACGGCCGATCGGGTGCATGAGCTGCTGGGGATTGCCGGGGATGACCGAGTCTTGACCTTGCTCGATGCGCTGGCGGATCGATCGCCAGGCCGGGCGCTGGAGGTCCTCGATCAGGCGGTCAACGACGGCGTGCAGCCGACGGACGTCCTGAATGCGTCGATCGAGTTTTTGAGAGACGTGATGGTTGTCTCAGCCGGTGCTGAGGTGGCCCCTCTGGCGGCCCTGCCGGGTCAGCGGGAGCAACTGGAAGGCTTGGCCGGCCGCTGGACGCTCGACACGGTGATCGCCGCGCAGCAGATCTTGGCCGAGACGCGAGGGAGGCTCCGGGGAAGCCCGTTTCCGAGGCTTATGGTCGAGCTGGCCTTTTGCCGGGTCGCCCGTTTGGAGAACCTGACCGAGCTGAGCGAGGTGATTGCGAGGCTCTCGGGGCAGGAGGCCGGGGCGCCCCCTCCCGGACCGGATGGTGCTGTAAAAAAAAAGTCCGTTGAGCCGCTGAGCCAGGCAGCCCCCGCACCTCGGCCGTCAATGGCGTCGGTTTCGGCTCCAACACCGGCTCCGGAGGCTGAGGTTCCGCCGCATCTCGGCAATGGCAATGGCCACGGAACGGGTCAAGGGCGGGCCGAGGCGGTGATCGAGAGGCCCCCCCCTGCTCCCTTGGGACGAGATGAGCAGACGAGCAGGCCGTCGGCCTCGGTGTCCGAGGAGCAGGACGGTTCGGTGCTGCAGCGGGCGCGATCGGCCTGGCAATCACTGATTGATCGGGCCGAGGAGCTGAAGCTGCCGGCGCACTTCAAGCGGCTGGAGCCGTCGGAGGTTTCGGAATCGGGACTCGTGGTCGTGGCCGTGCCGGCGGCGTACAACTATCTGGCCGATCGTTGCAATGCGCCCGAGCTGCGATCGAAGATCGAAGGGCATCTGGCTGAGGCGCTTGGCCGGGGCGTCTCGGTGCGGTTCGATCGGGAAGCGTCGACAGCCCCGGAGCCGAGCGTCATTGAGCCGGGATCGTCGGCGCATCAGGCGGTACTGGAGGATGATCTGGCCCAGCAACTGGTCGCCCGGTTCGAAGCCCAGTTGCGTCGGGTCGAGGTGGAACCGGAACGCCGAGCCGGATCGGATGCCGACGCCTCGGCTGATTCCGAATCCGATCCCGGAGCCGAGGCAGACGACTGA
- a CDS encoding YceH family protein, which yields MSDASNPPERRWSPLSLRERRVLGVLVEKQKTTPDVYPMSIAGIVTGCNQKSNRDPVTSYDADDVEEILIGLRKKGAAIQVEGSGRVEKWRHNLYEWLDLKGQGVAMAVLAELMLRGAQTVGELRGRAARMDPIPDLETLQPILEKLAELGLVVFLTPPGQRRGVTVTHGLMPPEELERVRQSVASASDRDDDEPRPTRSSSGGSSAGLAAEVASLRAEVEGLRGIVETLSAEMKTLKASLGE from the coding sequence ATGAGTGACGCAAGCAACCCTCCCGAACGGCGATGGAGCCCGTTGTCCCTCCGAGAGCGGAGGGTGCTGGGCGTGCTGGTCGAGAAGCAGAAGACGACGCCGGATGTCTATCCGATGTCAATTGCGGGCATCGTGACCGGGTGCAACCAGAAGTCGAACCGCGACCCGGTGACGAGCTACGACGCCGACGACGTGGAGGAGATCCTCATCGGCCTCCGGAAAAAAGGGGCCGCGATTCAGGTCGAAGGCAGCGGCCGGGTCGAGAAGTGGCGGCATAACCTGTATGAGTGGCTCGACCTGAAGGGGCAAGGCGTGGCGATGGCGGTGCTGGCCGAGCTGATGCTCCGAGGCGCCCAGACCGTCGGCGAACTGCGCGGGAGGGCCGCCCGGATGGACCCGATCCCGGACCTGGAGACGTTGCAGCCGATTCTGGAAAAACTGGCCGAGCTTGGGCTGGTCGTTTTTCTCACTCCTCCCGGACAGCGCAGGGGGGTGACGGTCACGCATGGTCTGATGCCGCCCGAAGAGCTGGAACGGGTCCGCCAGAGTGTCGCCTCGGCGAGCGACCGGGACGACGACGAGCCGAGGCCGACGCGGTCGAGCAGCGGCGGTTCGTCGGCCGGCCTTGCGGCCGAGGTGGCCAGTCTGAGAGCCGAGGTGGAGGGTCTTCGAGGGATCGTGGAGACGCTCTCGGCAGAGATGAAGACGTTGAAAGCCTCATTGGGGGAGTAA